The following are encoded together in the Bombus pascuorum chromosome 10, iyBomPasc1.1, whole genome shotgun sequence genome:
- the LOC132911124 gene encoding uncharacterized protein LOC132911124, with amino-acid sequence MTEIKDEQDEAIRKEMKQKEKTGNIPIQQFLNPAGIERNVTKKSAATLSTKAKLAEEEGSSSNQRLGSRLNEPVEGNEDKFLDADTNNEIILNPAKYILRVDTNSDPGAIDDFCDDIQYLDEKKEIAPDNVEPLYEELKKIYDWNEDETKVKPRIKGDQRMYHESYDKVDSIDRVAGEPFKDQVEPPQVYNDPTKTFGKR; translated from the exons ATGACGGAAATCAAGGACGAGCAAGACGAGGCGATACGGAAGGAGATGAAACAGAAGGAAAAAACGGGCAACATTCCGATACAGCAATTCCTTAATCCGGCTGGAATAGAAAGGAACGTAACGAAGAAATCAGCGGCGACGTTATCGACGAAAGCAAAGTTGGCGGAAGAGGAAGGATCCTCCAGCAACCAACGACTGGGATCAAG GTTAAACGAACCGGTGGAGGGAAACGAAGACAAGTTTTTAGACGCTGACACGAATAACGAAATCATACTAAATCCGGCAAAGTATATTCTCAGAGTGGATACAAATTCGGATCCCGGAGCAATCGACGATTTCTGCGATGATATCCAATATCTGGATGAAAA AAAAGAAATAGCGCCTGACAACGTGGAACCACTGTACGAagagttaaaaaaaatatacgactGGAACGAGGACGAGACAAAAGTAAAACCTCGAATAAAGGGAGATCAGAGGATGTATCACGAATCTTACGACAAAGTAGATTCCATCGATAGAGTAGCGGGCGAACCGTTTAAAGATCAAGTCGAGCCTCCGCAAGTCTACAATGATCCAACTAAAACATTCGGTAAACGTTGA
- the LOC132911123 gene encoding myosin-11-like, whose amino-acid sequence MGSALIVRNQRAETKKNEATSLESLRETILELKKSLNETEKKRRENSKNLDTWSVKEKQSNKQEQKKRTAAGRNNYEKSENDDERNFGWWENLGAERLNLKKREPSTEDLDEKNAHLKVWRTKRTGVNNDDGNPKLFHRAGFGDPYLEEDTLKELHDRKRRSKGTPSDEKRHLNEAQDGNKSAADEKNSIKISKTSGCGDADASVKIESLSNDLQARNAFERESELTNNPTDTAASDVSKAAMGESKNTETGGNCEQSDLSRENQNAMENKLMKNKEKGESPEGNSLQTFESTTNELQAASSTETSNQENVGSSKGEQVIKVFEPQRHLRENSERTKEVEETDDEHEELSPQVKRSAKDSGNINILVKSENKNLIEFSNADGDKKLANGGQSPFVLNIVDVKKKTIVEDEQKAGKSVSMLYNMKLHKSQVDKPVEGANKRDAEARNDEVPVGSVVLDFRKNKLKEVPYEDTPASTNTMKERNVDEKRLENSADLDKGSEQSGVNEEGTRNWFGEAARNQMAMNVDHGAAEKCNDLGGKDKFTNAEGRFNDNKEKGDSVQGSNKEAEPNRENKEGRNKKYREIFIMTNGIDDRIMNDKYGQRRILQYMEYSNDDVEDTDVNYSDKEEEENQHQAAAEKSDAATRRKERAAYSDRKKDKVNLLIKEKIDKKKKPRQRKRRNPSVIEYYDYDSNLEQQDHESLSPTSEQQRSKNNYQDKSAIEFDAGPGNHACTSPSKN is encoded by the exons ATGGGTAGCGCGTTGATCGTGAGAAATCAACGAGCcgaaacgaagaagaacgaGGCGACGTCGCTGGAATCTCTCAGAGAAACGATATTAGAACTAAAAAAGAGCCTGAACGAGACTGAGAAAAAACGGCGCGAGAATTCCAAAAATTTGGATACTTGGAGTGTTAAAGAAAAGCAGAGTAACAAGCAGGAACAGAAGAAGCGAACTGCTGCTGGAAGAAACAATTACgaaaaaagtgaaaacgacgacgaaa GAAACTTCGGCTGGTGGGAAAATCTAGGAGCAGAAAggttgaatttaaaaaagcgTGAGCCAAGCACCGAGGATCTTGATGAGAAGAATGCTCATCTGAAAGTGTGGAGAACGAAGAGGACTGGAGTTAATAACGACGATGGTAACCCGAAACTCTTTCATAGAGCGGGGTTTGGGGACCCGTACCTTGAAGAGGACACGCTAAAAGAGCTTCATGACCGTAAAAGACGTAGCAAAGGAACGCCGTCAGATGAGAAACGTCATTTAAACGAAGCTCAGGATGGAAACAAGTCGGCAGCTGATGagaaaaattccataaaaatatcaaagacaTCTGGCTGCGGCGACGCGGATGCTTCCGTTAAAATAGAATCTTTGTCGAATGATTTGCAAGCAAGGAACGCTTTCGAACGTGAGAGCGAATTAACGAATAATCCGACAGATACCGCGGCTTCCGACGTCTCAAAGGCGGCCATGGGTGAGAGTAAAAACACGGAAACAGGCGGAAATTGCGAACAATCGGATCTATCGCGGGAAAATCAGAACGCGATGGAAAACAAGTTGATGAAGAACAAAGAAAAGGGTGAAAGTCCCGAGGGAAATTCTTTGCAAACCTTCGAATCCACGACGAATGAACTGCAGGCTGCTTCGTCTACCGAAACCTCGAATCAAGAAAATGTCGGCTCGAGCAAGGGAGAACAGGTGATCAAAGTCTTTGAACCTCAGAGGCATTTGCGCGAAAACAGCGAACGAACAAAAGAAGTCGAAGAAACCGACGACGAGCACGAAGAATTGTCTCCGCAGGTGAAGAGGTCTGCCAAAGATtcaggaaatattaatatcctGGTCAAGTCAGAAAACAAGAATCTGATCGAGTTCAGTAACGCGGATGGCGATAAAAAATTAGCGAACGGTGGTCAATCGCCGTTTGTGTTGAATATAGTTGACgtgaagaagaagacgatCGTGGAGGACGAACAGAAAGCTGGAAAATCGGTTTCGATGCTTTACAACATGAAGTTACACAAGTCACAGGTCGATAAGCCTGTCGAAGGTGCGAATAAACGAGATGCAGAGGCGAGAAACGACGAAGTTCCGGTTGGTAGCGTGGTGCTTGATTTTCGGAAGAATAAACTTAAGGAAGTGCCATACGAAGACACGCCCGCGTCTACGAACACGATGAAAGAAAGGAACGTGGATGAGAAACGACTTGAGAACTCTGCAGACCTCGACAAAGGATCGGAACAAAGCGGCGTCAACGAAGAAGGAACTCGAAACTGGTTCGGAGAGGCAGCTCGTAATCAGATGGCTATGAACGTCGATCACGGTGCAGCTGAGAAATGTAATGACCTAGGCGGAAAGGATAAATTTACGAACGCAGAGGGGCGGTTTAACGATAATAAAGAGAAGGGAGACTCCGTTCAGGGATCTAATAAGGAGGCAGAGCCGAACCGAGAGaataaagaaggaagaaataagaaatatagagaaatattcataatgaCCAATGGAATAGATGATAGGATAATGAATGATAAATATGGTCAGAGAAGAATATTGCAGTATATGGAGTACTCTAACGACGATGTCGAAGATACCGATGTGAATTACAGTGacaaagaggaagaggaaaatcAACATCAGGCTGCTGCAG AGAAGAGCGACGCAGCAACGCGAAGGAAAGAACGAGCCGCGTACAGcgacagaaagaaagataaagtGAATCTGTTGATTAAAGAGAAAatcgacaaaaagaaaaaacctCGACAGAGAAAAAGACGTAATCCAAGTGTAATCGAATACTACGATTACGATAGCAACCTCGAGCAGCAGGATCACGAATCCTTGTCACCGACAAGCGAGCAACAGCGAAGTAAAAACAATTATCAAGACAAGAGCGCCATCGAATTCGACGCGGGACCTGGTAATCACGCGTGCACTTCCCCATCGAAAAACTAA
- the LOC132911403 gene encoding uncharacterized protein LOC132911403: protein MRTIVFAVCPLDNRRRPSLLIYVILAVILPIHVSAEAQKNEHGNTYVRRSNANPGLSKNTEESKVSIVDDENKDSKAKSSDGQRDEESAKSTDENSPALNKFLQDVLKAQTDLKWIDQALHDANREKDWKKNSQNVNKLREKRGFSENYETTRQLNRNTYRDENPLELSQRLRFGNDMTFKRNVDLDDVDAYEKGYRISVIKIFQQGEPGE from the exons ATGAGGACGATCGTGTTCGCGGTTTGCCCGCTGGATAATCGTCGTCGACCGTCGCTCTTAATTTACGTTATCTTGGCCGTCATCTTACCGATCCACGTATCAGCCGAAGCTCAAAAGAACGAACACGGGAACACGTACGTGAGGAGATCGAACGCGAACCCAGGATTGTCGAAGAACACGGAGGAATCGAAAGTTTCCATCGTCGACGATGAGAACAAGGATTCGAAG GCGAAATCTAGCGATGGTCAGCGAGACGAAGAGTCGGCTAAATCCACAGACGAGAACAGTCCAGCATTAAACAAGTTCCTACAAGATGTTCTGAAGGCTCAAACCGATTTAAAGTGGATAGATCAAGCACTGCACGATGCTAATCGCGAGAAGGATTGGAAGAA GAACAgtcaaaatgttaataaattacgCGAGAAAAGAGGCTTTAGCGAGAACTACGAAACTACACGGCAGTTGAATAGAAATACGTACAGAGATGAAAATCCTCTAGAACTTTCCCAGAGATTGCGTTTTGGTAATGACATGACGTTCAAGAGGAACGTCGATCTCGATGACGTCGATGCGTATGAAAAGGGGTATCGTATTTccgttattaaaatattccaacaagGAGAACCCGGTGAATGA